The nucleotide window GTAGATTTGAAATCGTGGAAAGGAGTCTCTTTTGATTGAGACAGTAAAAAGTCTATGACATTGTCTCCTAGAGGATCACTTAACTCATCGTTAATTATTACACCATCTTTCTTCACTAACTTATCACCACGTAGTATTTCTTAACCATACTAAGATAAATCAGAATCGAGTATGTTGCAATTCTTGTGTAGTAATTTCCATTTCTCTCCTTAGAACACGTTATGCGGTTTATGCCAAAACATCCAAGGATGTCCGATGATAGATACCATCCCCTACCTCACTCTACCCGGTTATCCAACAATCCTACTTCCCCAGATAGTAGTCGTACCTTCCGTTGACCAACTGGACTCTTATGTGATAGATCTGCTCGCTATCCAAGCGGTGCCGATCAGCAAAGGAGCGTATGTCCGATTCAAGGGAAAGTTCTTTCTTGCGGAACCTGTTGTAGGCAGACAGGAAATCGTCTTGTATCACTGAAGGGATGTAGTCTCTTGCCAGTACCAGTCTTGCATTTGCCAGCTCTTTGGCTTTTTCATAGATCCTCATCTTGTGTTTGTTAACTGATTCTGGCATTTGGCCGAAAATCCCTTCAGCCAGTCTTTCGTTCTGCCTGTCTACATTTTCTCTCAGAACTCTCGTAATGTATCTACTCTGGTTCCTAACGCTCCCTGTGGTCGCTATCAACACATTCCGCAAATCTCGCTGCAATGTTGGGTCGGAATCCAGACCGAAGGTCAATTTCAAAGATTTTTCTGTATTTTTGAAGGCCCTGTCCATTAGATTTTATGCAAATTCAATGATTTGAGTGGTACTTTCGCCAGCATAGCAAAAAAACCTTCGCCAGCATTCTATCTGTTTTATCAATGGCTTGTTGCATTTAGATGAATAGAAGGAAACGAAATCCTTCTGCAAGATGCCGTTTTTGGCATCAAAAATCTGGTAGACAGTAACTATCTAGACGTGGCTACATGAAAAATACTGCAATGACGAAGAAAGAGGAAAGGGAAGAAGACTTCGCAGACAAGGTATGGGGGTTTCTCATAGGAAGCAGTTTTGCCGTCCTGAAGATTGTTTTGATTCTCTTTCTGGTATTTCTTGCAATACTAGGATTTCTGTGGCTACTGAGCCTCCTGTTCCCCTATCTCATCGAAATTGTAAAGAACGCAGTAAAGAACGCTCTTGGAATTGGTTAGATGAAATCTCTGAACAAAATCAAGAAGAAAATGAAGAAGTGGGTCAAGGACAAGGACGAGAATGTTTCCTTTGCAAGAGTAATTTCACTAGTGCACATAATGATTCTGCTTGCTATCGTTCTTTTTGTACTGCTTCTCTTCTGGATCGATTCTGTGTTCGGAATAGAAAACATTGCAAGGATGCTGCAAGAGTTGCTGTCGTTTTTCCAAACAATATTGATTGATAGATTTGATTTGCTGAAGGCCGGGGTGTGAAGATGGAAAGTCAGGTTGATGACGTAAAACCTGCAAGGAGAAATTATAGCAATTGTGGAATTTGCGGGCTTCCACTAGGATCAGAGGCAGTCAGATGCCCTCTCGACGGCAAAATATGCCATCCACAGTGCTCTTCAAAATATTTCGACGAAAGGATAGAGGCGGAGAGGAACATCTGCAAAGACTGCAACGCAAGACTGGAAGAGGAGCAGGAAAAAAGACGAATCGAAGACATGATGAAAGCAGCTAAAATCATTTTTGCTCTTGTCGTGATTTTAGTGGTGTTTTTACTGGTGAGACGATGGCTCTGAAAGACATTCTGCCTGACAGGATAAAGAAAACTATGATCGATGTTGGAGTTGAGCCTGTGGCGTCTCCTGTTTTTGGATGGTCTAACAAGGACAAGGTTCTGGTGATAGTGGAAAAAAAGAAGGATCATTACGAGGTATATGGAAACAGGGTCTTCTTTTCCGACAAAAAGATGCTGAAGATATCAGAGACTAGGAGAGTCGACGGCGATGATGAGTTGAGAGGCGCAATAATTTCCGTCATCAACAGCGCAGTTAATCAAATGATTGAAGGTGTTTCTGTCAAAGATCCATACACCGCAATTGACATGCTTTTCACTGTACAGGAGGGAAGGGACGTTCCGAAACAGGAAATCCTTCCTACAACAACACAACAAATCCATGTTTATGGAAATATGATCGGTTACATCTGCGATCAGAATCTTCAGGTCACCAATAACCCGGTTCTACTCTCGGAGAAAATGCTTCTTCACCATATCATAATCACTGGTTCCACTGGAGGAGGGAAAACAGAAGTCGCAAAAAGAATTGTGACAGAAGTTGAAAAAACCAAAAAGAAAATTCTCGTCATAACTCCAGAAGCACATCTATGGAATAAATTAGAAAATGTTCACATCCTCGGAGACAATGATTCTGATCTTGAAGACGGAATCAATGTCGTAGATTGTACAAACGCAAAGGATTTTGCGAAAGAAGCGTCTCATGTGATCGAAAGTGTTATCGAGCATTACGGGAAGATGGAGCAGACGGATAATCTTCGGTTGCTTGTTGTAGTTGATGAAGCCCACCTTTTCATCGACCAAAAAGATTTTGAAAATGTCCTTGAAAGCGCGACAAGAATTCTTAGGAAATTCGGTGTGTCGTGCGTTCTCCTGTCACATACTTATGCGGATTTCAGCAGAGGAATCCGTTCTAACGTCCAGACTCACATCGCACTTTACACCAATTGGGCAAGAGATCTTTCATTCATCAAAGCATTCCAAGCTGACGGTACGGTTGATTATTCCAAACTTCTGCTCTCGATGCCGGAAGGA belongs to Candidatus Nitrosotenuis cloacae and includes:
- a CDS encoding DEAD/DEAH box helicase; translation: MALKDILPDRIKKTMIDVGVEPVASPVFGWSNKDKVLVIVEKKKDHYEVYGNRVFFSDKKMLKISETRRVDGDDELRGAIISVINSAVNQMIEGVSVKDPYTAIDMLFTVQEGRDVPKQEILPTTTQQIHVYGNMIGYICDQNLQVTNNPVLLSEKMLLHHIIITGSTGGGKTEVAKRIVTEVEKTKKKILVITPEAHLWNKLENVHILGDNDSDLEDGINVVDCTNAKDFAKEASHVIESVIEHYGKMEQTDNLRLLVVVDEAHLFIDQKDFENVLESATRILRKFGVSCVLLSHTYADFSRGIRSNVQTHIALYTNWARDLSFIKAFQADGTVDYSKLLLSMPEGYGIFRSREFLRNQPVPCRFLKCYEMMYPNIKQDISIDDQYQRRLAILEIIKDNPKISAEEISSNMAKRSISVANSTVSRDLDWLENQDLITVVDTSGKGGRKLYVAI